AAGGAATGCATGCGTTAaacattttactaaatatttatactttctattatattaaggATTTGTAACTTGTCCTTACAGCATTCACTGCATAGATGGGTACCATCCATAATAtcctgaaaaatattacacaataaaatttatgcttACATACTATACTCTATGCTCTAATAAATACTccagtaaatttataaaataaaatctttatttatatgtatcatactttatattgcaataaattcaatataaatttacactttAATGCTacacacaataaaaaataaagataaataaaattacatttgcgAGTCTTAACGATAAAAGTCTCaccttattatatatttctgtaatcTAGGTTGCGTATAATATATCATGTGTTGGACAATTTCGTAGAAGGCGATGGGCAATGCCAACAGGACGAAAGCACCACCCACCAGTGCGCCTTGATCCTGCTTCTTGAAACCATTCTTAATAGAATTGACTAGCAAGATTGGTACAAGTATGACAATAAGTAGAGCATACAGGCAGGTCAGCACTGGCAATATCCATAATCTCCAGCGTCGACAGATCGAAGCCATCACTTTCATCCGATAATTCGGACACTGTCACATCATAATTTCGAAACGCTGGGCCCGGTTCTGAAAGTGCAAACAGTCACCAGTGACCCTACGTTTTATCATGTATGATAGCGGCGCGACAATGGTCGGAAGTTACAAATACACGGATAGAAATCATGTCATTGGAGTTCGTATCACTTTTTCTCAGTCAATGAACCGTAATAAATGTTTACTTGTACGatattaagtattaaatattctcgCCCAATGTTCTCAATTAACGATTCTCGCTGCGGACTTCAGACATTATTCGTCAGCTCTACTGACAGCTCAATAAAAGCCTCTGCGTATCATAcgtaacaaaaaaagaagacaCGATAAACGGATATTGTCCGGCGGGGGAAATGAATCAGCTGAGAGTGACAGCGTATGTGTGAACTTCCTCTTAACCCCTAAATTTGAGTTGCTCTCGATATAATAGTGTATTTAGATTATTTACTGTTTCGCCGCGGCGGACCGAATCCTGGCGGAGCTCGAGTGCCGCAAATGTCACCGGGCGAAATCTTTCGCCGGTTTGATCGCGATTGCGTTGCGCCGTAAAATCACGCACACGCTCTTTATTGCGAATATACTAATTTGACATTTCGTGATATTTTGCACGGCCATTAGAAACCGGAAAGTCGCACTTTCCGGAAAAGAATAACGATCAGTGTTGCCaagatgcaaataaaaactatttgcAGAAAATGCTAAAGTGAGATCCGCCACGGTAAGAAAATTTACACGTTATCGCATTGTGAATACGTGAGAAACAAAACGTACAAAAAGAAGGATTgagttacttttaaaaatgggAAAAATGTTCTAAAAAGTTACGTTAACCGACCGGCGAGATAGGGTTTTATGCTGATTTTATGTGAATATTGGCCACACTACGTGGGCGGTATGGGAAGGGTACATCCGGTCTAATGGCGTCGAGAGTCAAGCACTGTTGTCACATTTTGTCCTACAGTGTTTCAATATTTCGCTTTGTTTATGTCGTTCGAATTCTGTGGGGAGAAGACGAGAAGTGCGGTCGGTCACGCAAATTACGCTAAATAGAGGTGAGAATAAGCGGATTTTTACACGTGCGACGTGTATCAAGATGCGAGTGAAATTTTCTGAATGTCCGGGTGCAGTGACCTTGGTCTCTCTATCTGCCTTAAAGTATGCACGGGCGCCAAATTTAAACTATGATTGAGCacagtacaaaataattaacaattcgCGGAATTCTgtgaaaagaataatataccCTTGAACATTTTgcgtaaaataaagattaataatgtcATTCCAGTTTCAAGCTATTTTGAactaaacaattaaaaaattgattcttcaaatttttatttgcttttacaGGTCAAAAATACCTCTATAGATTGGTGGAAAAGACAGTGTGACAGacaattattagttattaaattgaacATACTCAATTATGGAAGTTACAACAGAGGAAGCACAGGCTGTGCTTCTGGAAGGAATGGAGGGTGCTCAATATATCACCATTCAGAGAGCTGACGGAGAATCCTTGGGCAAAGGAGTACCACTGTTAACTCTGAACGGCGAATTAATCTCAGAAGGGATGGTTGTAGATATGATCAATGCTGGTGTTGGCACCGATTATGGCACAGGTGCTCAGTATTACGAGGCGGATGATTTGTTACCACACGAATTGACAGAGGTTGTAATATGGTACTTAAAATTTGTAGGAATGTTCATTTATATCTTGCATGTAGAATGTGAATTGCGTGATGCAGGAGGATCGTAGTCTCGCTGAGGCTCTGGTTGCGGTACAGATGCACCAGCAACAGAAACAACAACAGCTTCACAACATTCAGCCTCAACATGAAGACTCGACTCTGCCGGATGTTTCTCACTTGGAGACTCTAGCACCAGTGAATTCCTATTCCATTCAAACGGTGTCGGAAGCAAACACCACCCCGTCCGTATATCCGCCTTTGCAGCCTTTCAAGAGGATTACGCAAAATGTAAAGCAGGAATTCATTAATGTTAAAAGTGAATACGATGTTGAGGTTTCCACAGAGAGCAGTGAAGATGCCACATCGGCATCCGGACCTAAGAGAACTTTACCCCATAAGAAAAGAATACCTCGTAAACTAAAGCAACaacaaacaaagaaaaatgcgACGCGAAAGGATAGTAACAAATCGAGTCAAGAAAATATGGCAGCTGAATCGACTAGTGAAGCTCAGACGAATGTCTTTAAGTGTGAATTATGTAGTTCTAAGTTTAACAGTCAATTGAAGTTTTTCGAGCACTTAAAggtatatattcatattaattgcttacaatatatataatatatatattcaatatttattttgtatatatatatatatctttaaaaaatgttttaacaatcacttattaaaaatgaataatttatatttaaactttattattattaattgaactttatataaacaatttataggTGCATTATGAACCAGTAAAACAAGAGACACGAATAGCTCAAGCAACAAATACCAACATTACGATATCGGTGCCAGAAACAGTGCATACTTTAGAGAACACTGTAATCGAAGAATTCAGTGAACCTGAAGATCTCATGGAAGGCATTCGAGGCGTAGGTAAGAAAGAATGTCTCCAATGTTaggatttcaaaaatatcggTGTAACTAAGAATAGCtacaattgttatttttttattcgcagTGGAGGAAACTGGCGCACATATTGATGACGATACAGACTCTCCACTGCCTACTACAAACAACGAATCGACAATATGGAAGAGCATCACCGACAGCATCACGGTACAGGTACAACAGAGGGACCAACAAATAAGACCATCAGTCGCGATTAGCGAGAACAAAAGCTTAGACGAGAAGGGAAAGACTGACATTCCACAGACggctaaaaaaaagaagtcaCCGAAAATACGAAAGTCGAGTCTGTATaacttttatcgaaaaaattcttttagttGAAAACagagaaattaaaacaaagaaTTGTATTGCAGATGACGAATTAACGTGTCCTCAGTGCAATCGTTCATTCCACCATAAAAATAGCTTAGTCTACCACATGCGATCTCACAGCGGAGAACGGCCACATCAGTGTGATATCTGCAATAAACGTTTCTTCGCTGCTAGCGCGTTAAAAGTAAGCAGCACTCGCAAAGAGTAGAATTTTgcataatctaattttatcactaattctttttaatttttaaataggtGCATAAAAGACTTCATAGCGGCGACAAGCCGTACAAATGCGAGGAATGCGGACGGCACTTTCGGCAATGGGGCGATTTGAAATACCATTCGATGAGCATCCATTCGGAGCACAAACAGTATCAGTGCGAGTACTGCGCCAAGGAGTTCGCTCGGAAATACTCGTTGATCGTGCACAGGCGTATTCACACCGGCGAGAAAAATTACCGCTGCGAATACTGCAACAAAACGTTCCGGGCGAGCAGCTATCTGCAGAATCACCGTCGCATACACACTGGCGAGAAGCCGCACGCGTGCGGAGTGTGCGGCAAGCCCTTCAGAGTGCGAAGTGACATGAAGAGACACATGCACACGCATTCCCGGACAAAGACAAATGACAAACAGTCGCTGAATAGGAACTTGACAGGAAAAAATGTGGAGGATGTGGAGACCGACAAAGGAGCGCAAGCGAAAACGATTCAGGATCTCGTGAGAGATCTGAAACTGGAGGTCGAGGCGACGGGTGTGGTAGAGATCGTCCCGCCGGATGACAATCCGGAAAGTATTTTGCCGCACACGGGTGGACAAAATTTAGAATACGCCGTCACATCTACTGCGGACACTGTAGTAAACGCGGACAGAGATCCTCTGGAAGCTGTTGTACGACCTGATAACATgtaagtaaattaaactttatttagcaacggctcttatcgccatttcattatatttctcgtttgttaACATATGGAGcctttccattatatgtgttttaaactttatttcttatctcgtatgaaagattttttttcgttgATCTACTACTGTTTTTGCaggcaatattttttcatataatctTGGAACGTCTTATGAAAGGAAAATGTATTCCATCGAATGGATGAAATGGATAATTTGTGAAAGATTTGATTCTTTCAATCTGTGGTGGagctaaaaataattgcaatagttactattatttgtaatgaaaagTTTGTAATGAAAAGGATGTAGCCATATTCGGAAATGTTGAATaccgaaaatatatttataacaattgtaattgcattttggaacaaaatttgttcggttatatataactataaaatttgagtattttgtaaagtttaaagatttttaccgTTTACTTTTggataatttaatagaaacgACTGATAAATAAATCGCATTAACGCACTGcctataaataatgcatatttttcgatttcttgaaataaataaataatttgcgtataattaagaattaaatcgTTATTTTGCAATAGAATGGTAAGATTCATTAGaacatcatttatatatataattatatattatttatatatataatttatataattaatatatatattataatatatatataatatattatatatattataatttatatatataattatataatttatatatatatataaatatataatttatatatataaatgattcatAAATCGTGCTACCGTTTATATATACGAGCGAttgtaattaacattaatattgtacatttttaagtCTAAACAATTTAGCGATTTATATATTGTGaattatcgttaaaaaatatattttttacttgaacatgtttatacaaatatattggtCCACTTTATTTCTCTGAATGTTTTAAATAGCCGCAGGTATCAGAGTTGACACGGTTATGTCTGCTTTGCCGATGAAAATTTGCAAGATATTAGTTAAATCTCTGGCTTCAAGGGCATCTTTAAGCTTCGCCGTAGCCTCTTTGCTACTGATCCTGttgcgaaaataatattacattcaggccatgatttttcatatttttctgaaaatcctATCATTACCTTCGAGATCGCTTCGCTCGTTCCCAGTCTACGTATAAGTCAGTAATAATTGCATACAGCCTGTTTAGAACTTCACTGTCCTTCGCCATGAGCGATCTGGTTTCCGTCTCCTTCTCCAACAATTCCTGATACTCGGAACACAAATTTTCCTTCGGATTGGACTTGAGTTCCCACTCTTCGAGGGCgtccaaaatttttatcttctgaATTAAATCGTAGGCTGCGCTCAATCGCGGGAGAATCAATTCCAGAACCCTGGATATGCTTCCTTCTGCCACTTCTGTAAAGAAATTGATGTACCATCTAGCTATTTTGAGATTTTGAAAGCAGGAAATTACCACAGAATACATCCAGCTTCATCTTTCGCTTTGTCGCTTCCTTCGTCAGTATATCTCTCAGAATTATGATGCTGGATATATTTTCGCCGAGAAACAGCGCGCTTCCTTTTCTACAATTTAACCAAAGTTGAATAACGAATGTAGATTGTGCGTgtcaatataaacaattttattataaacttacttatatttgcatttaagcATCGTTCCAATAAAGGATGAGATATATACTAAAACAGCTTCACCTTCATGAATATGAGGTCTTTCGGGTACGTCTGGTAATGCCAGAGAAAGCCACGCGTGCATCTGAACGAAAGAAAAGTCCAACAGAAATGTGAAAAACCGCGACAAAGTTAACAGAATGGAAGATCATACCTCGGCAATCGTAAAATTGccatttaatttcaattcatTAAATGGACCGCTGGACTGCGTAGTGTTATCATCATCGTGCTGCCTGACGTGCAGAGACAAGGCATAAAtgggaattaaaattttacggcAACGTTTTGGTTGTACCTGAAAAAGGCACAAAGTAAAATAAGTTGCGAGAATTCGGTTTTGGTTAACGCAAACTATAAATTCCGAAataacgtaaattttttaatgtaatttttttagttcaattttctgaaattagGACAAAGATAATTTGACAaatgtgataaattaaaatcgatgcaaattgttttaaaacaggattttttttcatatacttTACGTAATTGTTGCACGTACAATTATTCATGCAATGTACAATACCTGGGATGTTACGTAGACTTGTAATGTGCCCGATTGACCCTCGATGGATCTCAATCGCATTTCCAGACGGTTTGTGttaatctatttataaatgatttcTGTGATAATTGCAATTCCAAGAAAGTATTCAGATACCAAAAAATCGCATACTTGGCATCGATAAGTAGCAAGGACGAAATTGCCCTCTCTAGGATCGCAAGCGGACAAGCTGACCACCGCGCTATTATTTTCCGTCTCCAGCAGATCGACGGGCGTATCGGATTGTATCAGGATATTGTCGATCGATGCATCCAATTCTACAGACAGCGTGTACGAAGCATCTTCCTTGTTCAAAATCATCCTAAAGAtacattttaatcttaatttaaatcttaatcaaaattttatatttcagcgttataaaaatgatttagttGCAGTTACTTGTGATTCACCGCCAGTATCAAGGGTGCCAGAGGATCCGGCATGAAATTGGACGATTCTTTCTCTTCGTTGAGTTTTTCCTGCAATTGTTGTATCTCCAGTTTCAGTCTGGCTAGTCCAACGTCGCTTTGTCCTGCCTCGAGCAGACCGGGAGGACTGGTGGTCAATCCGAATACTCGACCTGAGTAAGTTGTAACAAGAACCTCAGGATAATTAGCGACGCCAATTATTCCACCCACAACTGTACTGATACTTTCGCCAGCATTCTGCAATAATTCATCTCTAAACTGATTTGATTTCACTCGATAAGGACTTGGCATAATCACTTACGTAATGATAGCGCAGAGTGGACGTTACGTCTTCATCAGGAAATGTGTACACTTCGACGACTCCATCCTGTCGACCTACAAGGATGTCTACATCATCTTGCAATTGATGAGTATCCAACGAAGTGATTCCTGCGCCTGTTGAAGTTAGCAGCCAGGTGATTCGGAGAGTTTTATTGCCTTGGAGAATCAGCAATCCGATTCTACCGTCTGCGGTGCCGACCAAAACGCGATCCTTCGAGTATATCTCTCCTTccctgaaataataaaattgcggTCAAATATGAGCTATTCaaaatacgtataaaataatctatgaAAAACATGTGAGTGAAATGTGGTAAGATTACCTGTATACAGAAAGCACCGTAGGAGCACTTGGTAATCTCAGGACTGTTGGACTTCTCGTGCCATGTAAAACACGAACCTAGTAGAATGCGAATATAAcaattctatatattaatgttgaaTCAGCtaaaagttattaaacttattaaaaaatgataaaataaatctcttcAAACTTTGcacaagtaaaataaattttagaacataaaagtatgtatttaatatcttttataaagaTAGTAAGATATCTCGTGGAATTGCAcagataaaattatcaaataattgattaattagtgctttcttaaaataaagcTTACTTAGAGCTACAACtcttgattaatatttagggaataatattttccagaTGAGTCCTTGAATCACACACTCGATCCATAAAATCTTACCGCGCAGTCTGCACAAGCGAGAATAGCGTGCACCGCATTGTTGTCTCCTGGCAAGAGCGCGACGTCGTGCAACGTTTCTCCGGCCAAATAGGAATCGGCGTCTTTGCAGTCTTTGTATCTGTGATAAAGATCACGAGCGCACGCTGCAAGATCAGGACCGAGGACGTATCTACGTAGAAATACCAGTAATTACGATaacagaaaagtaaaaaaaatgtcaaaaattcgTCAGTGAAGTAAGCTGAGCGTGAGTGAGCTTACAGTGCGGAAATTGGATCTATGAGGCTGGTATCAAATTCTAAGAATAGCTTGCCCTTTTTCGTGAATCCTCTCACGGAGCTGCCGTAcgcaatgaaaattttatcccTTAACATACCTAACGAGCCACCAAGGACCATTTTCTGGATTTTTGGGCCGGGTAAGGATTTAAATGACAATTGCAGCTCCCCCTTTTTCATGCCTATTCAGCAAaggattttgaatattaaaatattttctaatatttattttgatataacataaggatatctttttataataattttaatttgtaattttaattacaaaatatcttttaatattaatcctaaatttgttatcaaaattttcatattaattaacaaataaggacttttct
The nucleotide sequence above comes from Linepithema humile isolate Giens D197 chromosome 4, Lhum_UNIL_v1.0, whole genome shotgun sequence. Encoded proteins:
- the LOC105673394 gene encoding zinc finger protein 271-like isoform X1; translated protein: MEVTTEEAQAVLLEGMEGAQYITIQRADGESLGKGVPLLTLNGELISEGMVVDMINAGVGTDYGTGAQYYEADDLLPHELTENVNCVMQEDRSLAEALVAVQMHQQQKQQQLHNIQPQHEDSTLPDVSHLETLAPVNSYSIQTVSEANTTPSVYPPLQPFKRITQNVKQEFINVKSEYDVEVSTESSEDATSASGPKRTLPHKKRIPRKLKQQQTKKNATRKDSNKSSQENMAAESTSEAQTNVFKCELCSSKFNSQLKFFEHLKVHYEPVKQETRIAQATNTNITISVPETVHTLENTVIEEFSEPEDLMEGIRGVVEETGAHIDDDTDSPLPTTNNESTIWKSITDSITVQVQQRDQQIRPSVAISENKSLDEKGKTDIPQTAKKKKSPKIRKSNDELTCPQCNRSFHHKNSLVYHMRSHSGERPHQCDICNKRFFAASALKVHKRLHSGDKPYKCEECGRHFRQWGDLKYHSMSIHSEHKQYQCEYCAKEFARKYSLIVHRRIHTGEKNYRCEYCNKTFRASSYLQNHRRIHTGEKPHACGVCGKPFRVRSDMKRHMHTHSRTKTNDKQSLNRNLTGKNVEDVETDKGAQAKTIQDLVRDLKLEVEATGVVEIVPPDDNPESILPHTGGQNLEYAVTSTADTVVNADRDPLEAVVRPDNMQYFFI
- the LOC105673346 gene encoding Bardet-Biedl syndrome 7 protein homolog; translated protein: MTLALSRVDYTTVGVTSRGTTVIFPSSEPTKQPQKFAVADYDGIIHIYGMKKGELQLSFKSLPGPKIQKMVLGGSLGMLRDKIFIAYGSSVRGFTKKGKLFLEFDTSLIDPISALYVLGPDLAACARDLYHRYKDCKDADSYLAGETLHDVALLPGDNNAVHAILACADCAVRVLHGTRSPTVLRLPSAPTVLSVYREGEIYSKDRVLVGTADGRIGLLILQGNKTLRITWLLTSTGAGITSLDTHQLQDDVDILVGRQDGVVEVYTFPDEDVTSTLRYHYNAGESISTVVGGIIGVANYPEVLVTTYSGRVFGLTTSPPGLLEAGQSDVGLARLKLEIQQLQEKLNEEKESSNFMPDPLAPLILAVNHKMILNKEDASYTLSVELDASIDNILIQSDTPVDLLETENNSAVVSLSACDPREGNFVLATYRCQINTNRLEMRLRSIEGQSGTLQVYVTSQVQPKRCRKILIPIYALSLHVRQHDDDNTTQSSGPFNELKLNGNFTIAEMHAWLSLALPDVPERPHIHEGEAVLVYISSFIGTMLKCKYKKGSALFLGENISSIIILRDILTKEATKRKMKLDVFCEVAEGSISRVLELILPRLSAAYDLIQKIKILDALEEWELKSNPKENLCSEYQELLEKETETRSLMAKDSEVLNRLYAIITDLYVDWERAKRSRRISSKEATAKLKDALEARDLTNILQIFIGKADITVSTLIPAAI
- the LOC105673394 gene encoding zinc finger protein 271-like isoform X2, producing MEVTTEEAQAVLLEGMEGAQYITIQRADGESLGKGVPLLTLNGELISEGMVVDMINAGVGTDYGTGAQYYEADDLLPHELTEEDRSLAEALVAVQMHQQQKQQQLHNIQPQHEDSTLPDVSHLETLAPVNSYSIQTVSEANTTPSVYPPLQPFKRITQNVKQEFINVKSEYDVEVSTESSEDATSASGPKRTLPHKKRIPRKLKQQQTKKNATRKDSNKSSQENMAAESTSEAQTNVFKCELCSSKFNSQLKFFEHLKVHYEPVKQETRIAQATNTNITISVPETVHTLENTVIEEFSEPEDLMEGIRGVVEETGAHIDDDTDSPLPTTNNESTIWKSITDSITVQVQQRDQQIRPSVAISENKSLDEKGKTDIPQTAKKKKSPKIRKSNDELTCPQCNRSFHHKNSLVYHMRSHSGERPHQCDICNKRFFAASALKVHKRLHSGDKPYKCEECGRHFRQWGDLKYHSMSIHSEHKQYQCEYCAKEFARKYSLIVHRRIHTGEKNYRCEYCNKTFRASSYLQNHRRIHTGEKPHACGVCGKPFRVRSDMKRHMHTHSRTKTNDKQSLNRNLTGKNVEDVETDKGAQAKTIQDLVRDLKLEVEATGVVEIVPPDDNPESILPHTGGQNLEYAVTSTADTVVNADRDPLEAVVRPDNMQYFFI